In one window of Meleagris gallopavo isolate NT-WF06-2002-E0010 breed Aviagen turkey brand Nicholas breeding stock chromosome 12, Turkey_5.1, whole genome shotgun sequence DNA:
- the AP4E1 gene encoding AP-4 complex subunit epsilon-1 isoform X2 produces the protein MNAVFSVGGDVLYPDIPNNFLRLLAEGFDDGKEDKQLRTYAVRSYLALLEEENVFYPQKFLQVMSWVLGEYSSLATDVDPEIILTRLHNLLKKTFVTSETKAWIMAAVTKIASRASFSKTVDKLIQEFSSSLDTCMRQHTFELKHLCEDKVLMKGLLPFDASCNDMVVDASLSFLDEFVAEGLGRGAAPYKPHHQRQEEKLSQEKALNFEPYGLSFASSVSSAGMAGRQSPTGLSFGSDTSGNSAEMGHKETNTLKLEGVRKLWGKEGYLPKKESKVGREDEPQTVSCSSLLAGRVAECPLSQSDQVSSLSEEEKEKQQLASTLFVGLGSNTGVSLMGKVDLSTQKFKRKSKIDEAQSNEEALDMQNRAASDFGPLLDTVPVTKEVCDGDKHTMLRKPSLCSADTVEETLQSVKKHGLDDKLSDSRLSPLSLFADSNIEILQPSPSSQCENANKTVLLPSLAEELEEFPHSEVAELCQSDALALYLYKVWKDDSLLLVVFVSNKNTSALKAVNVVFEKEEHFQILESPACQFSVIESQSMECCQRGVWMDKVCTQGVISGFVNYQSEIETHLEFSIPLSLLDFIRPMEMTTEDFGKLWLSLSNDVKQNIKMPSSQDSFSAALSVLHQKLKLHIVDIIGE, from the exons ATGAATGCAGTGTTTTCAGTTGGAGGTGATGTTTTGTATCCTGATATCCCTAACAACTTTCTGAGGCTTTTGGCTGAAG gatTTGATGATGGAAAAGAAGATAAACAGCTGCGGACATATGCAGTGCGGTCTTATTTAGCATTACTTGAAGAGGAAAATGTGTTCTATCCGCAGAAGTTCCTTCAAGTCATGAGTTGG GTTTTGGGGGAATATTCCAGCCTTGCTACAGATGTTGATCCAGAAATTATTTTGACAAGGCTGCACAACTTACTGAAGAAGACTTTTGTTACCTCCGAAACTAAAGCATGGATTATGGCTGCAGTCACCAAGATAGCATCGCGTGCCTCTTTTTCTAAAACAGTTGACAAGTTAATCCAGGAATTCAGTAGCTCTCTAGATACCTGCATGAGACAACATACTTTTGAATTGAAGCATTTGTGTGAAGACAAAGTATTGATGAAGGGCTTGCTTCCATTTGATGCTAGTTGTAATGACATGGTG GTAGATGCTTCCTTATCTTTTCTGGATGAGTTTGTGGCTGAGGGACTTGGCCGGGGTGCAGCACCATACAAGCCCCATCACCAGAGACAAGAGGAAAAACTTTCTCAGGAAAAAG CTCTGAATTTTGAACCTTATGGATTGTCCTTTGCTTCAAGTGTATCCTCGGCTGGTATGGCTGGTAGACAGTCCCCCACTGGCTTATCATTTGGTTCTGATACGTCTGGTAACAGTGCTGAGATGGGGCATAAAGA gACAAATACTCTGAAACTGGAGGGAGTAAGGAAGCTCTGGGGCAAAGAAGGCTatcttccaaaaaaagaaagcaaagtagGGAGAGAAGATGAGCCACAGACTGTGTCTTGTAGCAGCTTACTAGCAGGACGGGTGGCTGAATGTCCCTTGTCACAGTCTGATCAAGTTTCCAGCCtctctgaggaagaaaaagaaaagcagcagctagCATCAACATTGTTTGTTGGGCTGGGATCAAACACTGGTGTCAGTCTG ATGGGGAAAGTGGATTTATCTACACAGaagttcaaaagaaaatcaaagataGATGAAGCCCAAAGTAATGAGGAGGCATTGGATATGCAAAATAGAGCTGCATCAGATTTTGGTCCCTTACTTGATACTGTACCTGTTACTAAAGAAGTCTGTGATGGAGATAAACACACAATGTTAAGAAAACCTTCCCTTTGTTCTGCAGATACTGTGGAAGAAACACTTCAGTCTGTAAAAAAGCATGGCCTGGATGACAAGCTTTCAGATAGTAGACTGTCCCCATTGTCTTTGTTTGCTGATAGTAATATTGAAATTCTTCAGCCTTCTCCAAGTTCTCAATGTGAAAATGCCAATAAAACAGTGTTGCTCCCTTCCTTAGCAGAAGAACTGGAAGAATTCCCTCACTCTGAAGTAGCAGAACTTTGTCAGAGTGATGCCTTAGCTCTCTATTTATATAAGGTGTGGAAAGATGACTCTTTGCTGCTCGTTGtatttgtttcaaataaaaacacttctgcACTTAAGGCTGTGAATGTAgtgtttgaaaaagaagaacattttCAG ATTTTGGAGAGCCCTGCCTGTCAGTTTTCTGTGATTGAATCTCAGAGCATGGAATGTTGTCAGAGAGGTGTGTGGATGGACAAAGTCTGTACACAGGGAGTTATTTCTGGCTTTGTTAATTACCAATCAGAAATTGAAACTCACCTTGAATTTTCAATACCTTTATCATTGCTGGATTTCATCAG GCCAATGGAAATGACTACAGAAGACTTTGGGAAGCTGTGGTTGTCTCTTTCCAATGATGTGAAACAGAATATTAAAATGCCATCTTCTCAGGATTCCTTCTCAGCAGCTCTGAGTGTACTGCATCAAAAGCTGAAACTCCACATTGTTGATATTATAGGTGAGTGA
- the AP4E1 gene encoding AP-4 complex subunit epsilon-1 isoform X1, protein MNAVFSVGGDVLYPDIPNNFLRLLAEGFDDGKEDKQLRTYAVRSYLALLEEENVFYPQKFLQVMSWVLGEYSSLATDVDPEIILTRLHNLLKKTFVTSETKAWIMAAVTKIASRASFSKTVDKLIQEFSSSLDTCMRQHTFELKHLCEDKVLMKGLLPFDASCNDMVVDASLSFLDEFVAEGLGRGAAPYKPHHQRQEEKLSQEKALNFEPYGLSFASSVSSAGMAGRQSPTGLSFGSDTSGNSAEMGHKETNTLKLEGVRKLWGKEGYLPKKESKVGREDEPQTVSCSSLLAGRVAECPLSQSDQVSSLSEEEKEKQQLASTLFVGLGSNTGVSLMGKVDLSTQKFKRKSKIDEAQSNEEALDMQNRAASDFGPLLDTVPVTKEVCDGDKHTMLRKPSLCSADTVEETLQSVKKHGLDDKLSDSRLSPLSLFADSNIEILQPSPSSQCENANKTVLLPSLAEELEEFPHSEVAELCQSDALALYLYKVWKDDSLLLVVFVSNKNTSALKAVNVVFEKEEHFQILESPACQFSVIESQSMECCQRGVWMDKVCTQGVISGFVNYQSEIETHLEFSIPLSLLDFIRPMEMTTEDFGKLWLSLSNDVKQNIKMPSSQDSFSAALSVLHQKLKLHIVDIIGNEGILACQLLPSVPCLLHCRTHSGMLALWFRSPCSALPDGLLYQCQKVMEES, encoded by the exons ATGAATGCAGTGTTTTCAGTTGGAGGTGATGTTTTGTATCCTGATATCCCTAACAACTTTCTGAGGCTTTTGGCTGAAG gatTTGATGATGGAAAAGAAGATAAACAGCTGCGGACATATGCAGTGCGGTCTTATTTAGCATTACTTGAAGAGGAAAATGTGTTCTATCCGCAGAAGTTCCTTCAAGTCATGAGTTGG GTTTTGGGGGAATATTCCAGCCTTGCTACAGATGTTGATCCAGAAATTATTTTGACAAGGCTGCACAACTTACTGAAGAAGACTTTTGTTACCTCCGAAACTAAAGCATGGATTATGGCTGCAGTCACCAAGATAGCATCGCGTGCCTCTTTTTCTAAAACAGTTGACAAGTTAATCCAGGAATTCAGTAGCTCTCTAGATACCTGCATGAGACAACATACTTTTGAATTGAAGCATTTGTGTGAAGACAAAGTATTGATGAAGGGCTTGCTTCCATTTGATGCTAGTTGTAATGACATGGTG GTAGATGCTTCCTTATCTTTTCTGGATGAGTTTGTGGCTGAGGGACTTGGCCGGGGTGCAGCACCATACAAGCCCCATCACCAGAGACAAGAGGAAAAACTTTCTCAGGAAAAAG CTCTGAATTTTGAACCTTATGGATTGTCCTTTGCTTCAAGTGTATCCTCGGCTGGTATGGCTGGTAGACAGTCCCCCACTGGCTTATCATTTGGTTCTGATACGTCTGGTAACAGTGCTGAGATGGGGCATAAAGA gACAAATACTCTGAAACTGGAGGGAGTAAGGAAGCTCTGGGGCAAAGAAGGCTatcttccaaaaaaagaaagcaaagtagGGAGAGAAGATGAGCCACAGACTGTGTCTTGTAGCAGCTTACTAGCAGGACGGGTGGCTGAATGTCCCTTGTCACAGTCTGATCAAGTTTCCAGCCtctctgaggaagaaaaagaaaagcagcagctagCATCAACATTGTTTGTTGGGCTGGGATCAAACACTGGTGTCAGTCTG ATGGGGAAAGTGGATTTATCTACACAGaagttcaaaagaaaatcaaagataGATGAAGCCCAAAGTAATGAGGAGGCATTGGATATGCAAAATAGAGCTGCATCAGATTTTGGTCCCTTACTTGATACTGTACCTGTTACTAAAGAAGTCTGTGATGGAGATAAACACACAATGTTAAGAAAACCTTCCCTTTGTTCTGCAGATACTGTGGAAGAAACACTTCAGTCTGTAAAAAAGCATGGCCTGGATGACAAGCTTTCAGATAGTAGACTGTCCCCATTGTCTTTGTTTGCTGATAGTAATATTGAAATTCTTCAGCCTTCTCCAAGTTCTCAATGTGAAAATGCCAATAAAACAGTGTTGCTCCCTTCCTTAGCAGAAGAACTGGAAGAATTCCCTCACTCTGAAGTAGCAGAACTTTGTCAGAGTGATGCCTTAGCTCTCTATTTATATAAGGTGTGGAAAGATGACTCTTTGCTGCTCGTTGtatttgtttcaaataaaaacacttctgcACTTAAGGCTGTGAATGTAgtgtttgaaaaagaagaacattttCAG ATTTTGGAGAGCCCTGCCTGTCAGTTTTCTGTGATTGAATCTCAGAGCATGGAATGTTGTCAGAGAGGTGTGTGGATGGACAAAGTCTGTACACAGGGAGTTATTTCTGGCTTTGTTAATTACCAATCAGAAATTGAAACTCACCTTGAATTTTCAATACCTTTATCATTGCTGGATTTCATCAG GCCAATGGAAATGACTACAGAAGACTTTGGGAAGCTGTGGTTGTCTCTTTCCAATGATGTGAAACAGAATATTAAAATGCCATCTTCTCAGGATTCCTTCTCAGCAGCTCTGAGTGTACTGCATCAAAAGCTGAAACTCCACATTGTTGATATTATAG GTAATGAGGGAATACTGGCATGCCAGCTGCTTCCATCTGTGCCATGTCTGCTGCACTGTCGTACTCACTCAGGGATGCTGGCTTTGTGGTTCAGATCACCTTGTTCTGCCCTTCCAGATGGTTTGCTCTATCAGTGTCAAAAGGTGATGGAAGAATCCTGA
- the AP4E1 gene encoding AP-4 complex subunit epsilon-1 isoform X3, translating to MNAVFSVGGDVLYPDIPNNFLRLLAEGFDDGKEDKQLRTYAVRSYLALLEEENVFYPQKFLQVMSWVLGEYSSLATDVDPEIILTRLHNLLKKTFVTSETKAWIMAAVTKIASRASFSKTVDKLIQEFSSSLDTCMRQHTFELKHLCEDKVLMKGLLPFDASCNDMVVDASLSFLDEFVAEGLGRGAAPYKPHHQRQEEKLSQEKALNFEPYGLSFASSVSSAGMAGRQSPTGLSFGSDTSGNSAEMGHKETNTLKLEGVRKLWGKEGYLPKKESKVGREDEPQTVSCSSLLAGRVAECPLSQSDQVSSLSEEEKEKQQLASTLFVGLGSNTGVSLMGKVDLSTQKFKRKSKIDEAQSNEEALDMQNRAASDFGPLLDTVPVTKEVCDGDKHTMLRKPSLCSADTVEETLQSVKKHGLDDKLSDSRLSPLSLFADSNIEILQPSPSSQCENANKTVLLPSLAEELEEFPHSEVAELCQSDALALYLYKVWKDDSLLLVVFVSNKNTSALKAVNVVFEKEEHFQHFLQACDMTIRLLLKDFGEPCLSVFCD from the exons ATGAATGCAGTGTTTTCAGTTGGAGGTGATGTTTTGTATCCTGATATCCCTAACAACTTTCTGAGGCTTTTGGCTGAAG gatTTGATGATGGAAAAGAAGATAAACAGCTGCGGACATATGCAGTGCGGTCTTATTTAGCATTACTTGAAGAGGAAAATGTGTTCTATCCGCAGAAGTTCCTTCAAGTCATGAGTTGG GTTTTGGGGGAATATTCCAGCCTTGCTACAGATGTTGATCCAGAAATTATTTTGACAAGGCTGCACAACTTACTGAAGAAGACTTTTGTTACCTCCGAAACTAAAGCATGGATTATGGCTGCAGTCACCAAGATAGCATCGCGTGCCTCTTTTTCTAAAACAGTTGACAAGTTAATCCAGGAATTCAGTAGCTCTCTAGATACCTGCATGAGACAACATACTTTTGAATTGAAGCATTTGTGTGAAGACAAAGTATTGATGAAGGGCTTGCTTCCATTTGATGCTAGTTGTAATGACATGGTG GTAGATGCTTCCTTATCTTTTCTGGATGAGTTTGTGGCTGAGGGACTTGGCCGGGGTGCAGCACCATACAAGCCCCATCACCAGAGACAAGAGGAAAAACTTTCTCAGGAAAAAG CTCTGAATTTTGAACCTTATGGATTGTCCTTTGCTTCAAGTGTATCCTCGGCTGGTATGGCTGGTAGACAGTCCCCCACTGGCTTATCATTTGGTTCTGATACGTCTGGTAACAGTGCTGAGATGGGGCATAAAGA gACAAATACTCTGAAACTGGAGGGAGTAAGGAAGCTCTGGGGCAAAGAAGGCTatcttccaaaaaaagaaagcaaagtagGGAGAGAAGATGAGCCACAGACTGTGTCTTGTAGCAGCTTACTAGCAGGACGGGTGGCTGAATGTCCCTTGTCACAGTCTGATCAAGTTTCCAGCCtctctgaggaagaaaaagaaaagcagcagctagCATCAACATTGTTTGTTGGGCTGGGATCAAACACTGGTGTCAGTCTG ATGGGGAAAGTGGATTTATCTACACAGaagttcaaaagaaaatcaaagataGATGAAGCCCAAAGTAATGAGGAGGCATTGGATATGCAAAATAGAGCTGCATCAGATTTTGGTCCCTTACTTGATACTGTACCTGTTACTAAAGAAGTCTGTGATGGAGATAAACACACAATGTTAAGAAAACCTTCCCTTTGTTCTGCAGATACTGTGGAAGAAACACTTCAGTCTGTAAAAAAGCATGGCCTGGATGACAAGCTTTCAGATAGTAGACTGTCCCCATTGTCTTTGTTTGCTGATAGTAATATTGAAATTCTTCAGCCTTCTCCAAGTTCTCAATGTGAAAATGCCAATAAAACAGTGTTGCTCCCTTCCTTAGCAGAAGAACTGGAAGAATTCCCTCACTCTGAAGTAGCAGAACTTTGTCAGAGTGATGCCTTAGCTCTCTATTTATATAAGGTGTGGAAAGATGACTCTTTGCTGCTCGTTGtatttgtttcaaataaaaacacttctgcACTTAAGGCTGTGAATGTAgtgtttgaaaaagaagaacattttCAG catttCCTTCAAGCCTGTGATATGACTATTAGGCTTCTCCTAAAAG ATTTTGGAGAGCCCTGCCTGTCAGTTTTCTGTGATTGA
- the TNFAIP8L3 gene encoding tumor necrosis factor alpha-induced protein 8-like protein 3, translating into MDSDSGELSEGELVSPAGPDCFSSKNLALQAQKKILSKMATKTMANMLIDDTSSEIFDELYKVTKEHTRNKKEAHKIMKDLIKVAIKIGILYRNNQFNHEEMEIVDKFRKKLNQTAMTIVSFYEVEYTFDRNVLAELLNECKDLVHELVDRHLTPKSHGRINHVFNHFADVEFLTALYSLDGDCRPYLKKICDGINKLLDEKIL; encoded by the coding sequence GTCCCGATTGTTTCAGTTCCAAGAATCTTGCACTGCAAGCCCAGAAAAAGATCCTGAGTAAAATGGCAACCAAAACCATGGCTAACATGCTCATCGATGACACAAGCAGTGAAATCTTTGATGAGCTGTACAAGGTAACAAAGGAACacaccagaaacaaaaaggaagcccataaaataatgaaagacCTGATTAAAGTGGCAATAAAAATTGGGATCCTCTATCGAAATAATCAGTTCAACCACGAAGAGATGGAAATTGTAGACAAGTTCAGGAAGAAGCTGAACCAAACTGCCATGACAATTGTCAGTTTCTACGAGGTAGAATACACTTTTGACAGAAATGTTCTTGCAGAACTTCTGAATGAGTGTAAAGACCTTGTGCATGAACTGGTAGATCGGCACCTGACACCAAAATCCCATGGGCGCATCAACCACGTCTTCAATCACTTTGCAGATGTGGAATTTCTAACTGCCCTGTACAGTCTTGATGGGGATTGTCGGCCATACCTCAAAAAGATCTGTGATGGCATCAACAAACTACTTGATGAGAAGATCCTTTGA